In the genome of Monodelphis domestica isolate mMonDom1 chromosome 2, mMonDom1.pri, whole genome shotgun sequence, one region contains:
- the LOC100031151 gene encoding olfactory receptor 2W3-like, which translates to MINKSFQDHFILLGFSDRPKLEHILFVIVLIFYLITLVGNITIILVSLLDTRLHTPMYYFLTNLSFLDLCFTTSSIPQLLFNLKGPNKTISYLGCAIQLFMFLGLGGTECILLSVMAYDRFIAICKPLHYTVIMHPQLCVQLVAVSWGIGLLNSLVMSPITMKLPRCGRCQVKHFLCEMPALIKMACVDTVAMESTVFILSVIIVLVPLSLILISYGYIAQTVLRIKSVAGRRKAFNTCGSHLTVVSLFYGNIIYIYMQPGNNSSQDQGKFLTLFYNLVTPMLNPLIYTLRNKEVKSALKKLFWKEAGSHDK; encoded by the coding sequence ATGATCAACAAAAGTTTCCAGGATCATTTTATCTTGTTGGGTTTCTCTGATCGGCCTAAGCTAGAGCATATCCTCTTTGTGATAGTTTTAATCTTCTACTTGATTACTTTGGTGGGCAATATCACCATTATTTTGGTCTCCCTATTAGACACACGGTTGCACACTCCTATGTACTACTTCCTTACAAACCTCTCTTTCCTAGACCTTTGTTTCACTACCAGTTCTATACCTCAACTTCTCTTCAACTTGAAAGGACCCAATAAAACCATTAGCTACTTAGGTTGTGCCATccaacttttcatgtttcttggATTAGGTGGTACAGAATGtatccttctttctgtcatgGCTTATGATCGTTTCATTGCCATTTGCAAACCCCTCCATTACACTGTCATTATGCACCCTCAGCTTTGTGTACAACTGGTAGCGGTGTCCTGGGGCATTGGGCTCCTCAACTCTTTGGTTATGTCTCCTATAACAATGAAACTACCACGATGTGGGAGATGCCAAGTGAAACATTTCCTGTGTGAGATGCCAGCATTAATCAAAATGGCCTGTGTAGATACAGTGGCTATGGAAAGTACGGTCTTTATCTTATCTGTAATAATTGTCTTGGTACCCCTCTCGCTTATTCTTATCTCTTATGGATACATTGCCCAGACAGTTCTAAGGATCAAGTCAGTTGCAGGTCGAAGAAAGGCCTTCAACACCTGTGGGTCTCATCTCACTGTGGTCTCTCTCTTTTATGGTAACATCATTTACATTTATATGCAACCAGGGAACAACTCATCTCAGGACCAGGGAAAGTTCCTCACCCTCTTCTACAACTTAGTGACTCCTATGTTGAACCCTCTTATCTATACTCTTAGGAACAAAGAAGTGAAATCCgcattaaagaaattattttggaagGAAGCAGGCTCACATGACAAGTGA